From the Synergistaceae bacterium genome, one window contains:
- a CDS encoding DUF268 domain-containing protein, with the protein MLKLVKKAARKVFGLFGITPSQVKILYKAQYRNKRLLSDLKKYNSMNTRPEFHASTKNLYPCVNEWDAPAGSLSYYFWQDLWAAKKIFQAKPKSHYDIGSRVDGFIAHILSFMPVTMIDIRPLPQKVNGLNFIQADATNLEGITDDSIISLSSLCAPEHFGLGRYGDPIDPEACFKALKSMQRVLSRGGHLYISVPVGEFSGVAFNAHRIFKPDLIIETLDKLKLVDFALCEGSDFTEHADYKSIKGIDYGGNVAGFFEFVKE; encoded by the coding sequence ATGTTAAAACTTGTTAAGAAAGCAGCGCGCAAAGTTTTCGGCCTATTTGGTATAACTCCATCACAAGTAAAAATTTTATATAAAGCACAATATCGCAATAAACGTTTATTATCTGACCTGAAAAAATATAACAGCATGAACACCCGCCCGGAATTTCATGCATCGACAAAAAATTTATATCCATGTGTAAATGAATGGGACGCTCCAGCCGGTTCACTGAGTTATTATTTCTGGCAAGATTTATGGGCAGCAAAGAAAATTTTTCAGGCAAAACCTAAATCGCATTATGATATAGGCTCGCGTGTTGATGGATTTATTGCGCATATTTTATCGTTCATGCCCGTTACAATGATTGATATTCGCCCATTGCCTCAGAAAGTAAACGGATTGAATTTTATTCAGGCAGACGCTACGAATCTTGAAGGAATTACGGACGATTCTATAATTTCGCTCTCGTCGTTGTGTGCTCCTGAACATTTCGGGCTTGGCCGTTATGGTGATCCGATTGATCCCGAAGCATGTTTTAAGGCGTTAAAGTCAATGCAAAGAGTCTTATCACGAGGCGGACATTTATATATTTCTGTTCCGGTCGGCGAATTCAGCGGAGTAGCTTTTAATGCTCACAGAATATTTAAGCCCGATTTAATAATTGAGACTCTTGACAAATTAAAACTTGTAGATTTTGCTTTGTGTGAGGGCAGCGATTTTACAGAACATGCTGATTATAAATCAATCAAGGGCATTGATTACGGCGGCAATGTTGCAGGATTCTTTGAGTTCGTGAAAGAGTAA
- a CDS encoding ABC transporter ATP-binding protein, producing MIQVKELSKIYKTGDVELRALNSVSFSVEPGEFVCVMGASGSGKSTMMNILGCLDVPTLGDYELDGVNTKNLRKNQLADIRNQKLGFVFQGYNLLPKIDAVENVELPLIYRGVSSSERRRAAIEALKKVGLAERLNHKPSEMSGGQQQRVAIARAIVGNAPIILADEPTGNLDTKTTVEIMNIFASLHEQGKTIILVTHEPEISTWSQRVLRFRDGQVIADEAAPRKEDLETEARPQ from the coding sequence ATAATTCAAGTAAAAGAACTCTCGAAAATTTACAAGACGGGAGATGTCGAATTGCGAGCGCTTAATTCTGTGTCGTTCAGTGTTGAGCCGGGCGAATTCGTCTGTGTAATGGGTGCTTCAGGTTCGGGCAAATCTACAATGATGAATATTTTAGGCTGTCTTGATGTTCCCACTTTGGGAGATTACGAACTTGACGGAGTTAATACTAAGAATTTAAGAAAGAATCAACTCGCCGATATTCGTAATCAAAAACTGGGCTTTGTATTTCAGGGTTATAATTTACTGCCTAAGATTGACGCTGTAGAAAATGTAGAATTACCGTTAATTTACCGGGGAGTATCAAGCTCAGAACGCCGCAGGGCCGCAATTGAAGCACTCAAGAAAGTGGGACTCGCTGAAAGATTGAATCACAAACCTTCAGAAATGAGCGGAGGACAGCAGCAAAGAGTCGCTATAGCACGCGCAATCGTAGGAAATGCTCCGATTATTTTAGCAGACGAGCCGACGGGGAATCTTGACACAAAAACGACTGTAGAAATCATGAATATTTTTGCGAGCTTACACGAACAGGGCAAAACTATAATACTTGTAACTCATGAGCCGGAAATTTCAACGTGGAGTCAAAGAGTTTTGCGCTTCAGGGACGGCCAAGTTATAGCAGACGAGGCAGCCCCCAGAAAAGAGGACTTAGAGACAGAAGCAAGACCGCAATAA
- a CDS encoding efflux RND transporter periplasmic adaptor subunit, whose translation MLAGIKKLILLVIIAALGYGGYYYFYHESPVSYGLTTQAISRGNITSTVTATGELNAISVVEVGTQVSGIVKELYVDYNSNVKAGQLIALIDPSVQQLALSDAEANLLAMQANVSSAQASLQNAETQLRRNQELLRRNLIAKSTVDTSETDVAVRRAALRDARAKVAQGKVAVERAKTNLGYTRITSPVNGIVIDKKVEAGQTVASSYQTPTLFKIAQDLSKMKIETKVDEADIGTVKEGQRVTFRVDAFPDEQFNGKVVQVRIAPSTTDNVVTYTVIIHVDNDDLKLKPGMTANVTIETANVENVLRIPVAALRFTPPEDLLNTIEFDRNILTMRKTLDSGTLWPERDGIMLRPVRVKTGITDGRFVELVNEIHESDSGRDVLRDNTKLVINAQAGVTTGTTTRGGLMGAPSGPRPGGGRGGPR comes from the coding sequence ATGTTAGCAGGAATCAAGAAATTAATTTTACTTGTCATTATAGCGGCTCTAGGCTACGGGGGATATTATTATTTCTATCATGAGAGTCCGGTAAGTTATGGGCTGACTACTCAAGCAATTTCACGCGGTAATATCACTTCAACGGTTACAGCAACAGGAGAATTAAACGCAATAAGTGTTGTCGAAGTCGGCACTCAAGTATCTGGAATCGTCAAAGAATTATACGTTGATTATAATTCAAACGTGAAAGCAGGCCAGTTAATAGCCCTGATAGATCCTTCTGTTCAGCAGTTAGCACTAAGTGACGCAGAAGCAAATTTATTAGCTATGCAGGCAAATGTTTCGAGCGCCCAGGCCTCATTACAGAACGCAGAGACTCAATTAAGGCGGAATCAGGAATTATTAAGACGTAATCTAATCGCAAAAAGTACAGTAGACACAAGTGAGACAGACGTAGCAGTCAGACGGGCAGCTTTGAGGGACGCACGCGCAAAAGTAGCACAAGGAAAAGTAGCAGTCGAACGCGCAAAAACGAATCTGGGCTACACACGCATAACTTCTCCCGTAAATGGCATAGTAATTGACAAAAAAGTTGAGGCCGGCCAGACAGTTGCATCAAGTTATCAGACTCCTACATTATTCAAGATCGCACAGGATCTCTCAAAAATGAAGATCGAGACAAAAGTAGACGAGGCCGATATAGGAACAGTAAAAGAGGGACAAAGAGTTACGTTCAGGGTTGACGCATTCCCGGACGAACAATTTAACGGGAAGGTCGTTCAGGTCAGGATCGCCCCGTCAACTACTGATAATGTAGTTACATATACGGTTATAATTCACGTTGATAATGATGATTTAAAGCTCAAGCCGGGAATGACTGCAAATGTTACTATTGAGACAGCAAATGTCGAGAACGTTTTGAGAATCCCCGTTGCTGCTTTGAGATTCACTCCGCCTGAAGATTTATTAAATACTATTGAATTTGACAGAAATATTTTAACGATGAGAAAGACTCTTGACAGCGGGACTCTTTGGCCTGAGAGAGACGGGATTATGCTGCGACCAGTCAGAGTCAAGACGGGAATAACTGACGGGCGATTTGTTGAATTAGTAAACGAAATTCACGAGTCAGATTCAGGGCGTGATGTTTTGCGGGATAATACAAAACTTGTAATCAATGCTCAAGCCGGAGTAACTACAGGCACAACAACAAGGGGCGGACTCATGGGAGCACCGAGTGGGCCAAGACCGGGCGGCGGACGCGGAGGGCCTAGATAA
- a CDS encoding PHP domain-containing protein yields the protein MIDLHIHSNFSDGTDSISELLAKILESRINIFALTDHDTITGALKLREIIPGNIKFFHGIEFSCLANNGKCHILGLNYDENNKTFQEALRTGENLRREKFFKRIKLLHDKFSINFTDNEIEQLLKIPGVGKPHLARLIISKGFANNISEAIKNFIDNCKTENYKISAELAVNAINESGGVAIWAHPLGGEGEGELSRGKFLCILDELISYKITGLECYYSKYNIAKCESLAEVARSKNLYISGGSDYHGKNKTIPLGRLNAENIIIKPEKLTILDLLLN from the coding sequence ATGATAGATTTGCATATTCACTCGAATTTTTCGGACGGGACTGACTCAATAAGTGAATTATTAGCGAAAATTTTAGAGTCAAGAATAAATATTTTTGCCCTGACTGATCATGACACTATAACGGGCGCGCTGAAATTACGCGAAATTATCCCCGGCAATATAAAATTTTTTCATGGCATAGAGTTTTCATGTTTAGCTAATAATGGGAAGTGCCATATACTGGGCTTGAATTATGACGAGAATAATAAAACTTTTCAGGAAGCACTGAGAACGGGCGAAAATTTGAGGCGTGAGAAATTTTTTAAGCGTATTAAATTATTACATGATAAATTCTCGATAAATTTCACTGATAACGAGATAGAGCAGCTTTTGAAGATTCCCGGCGTGGGCAAGCCTCATCTTGCAAGATTAATAATTTCTAAGGGATTCGCAAATAATATTAGTGAAGCGATAAAAAATTTTATTGATAATTGCAAGACAGAAAACTATAAAATCAGCGCGGAACTTGCTGTAAATGCTATAAACGAGTCCGGCGGCGTTGCGATATGGGCTCATCCTTTAGGCGGTGAGGGGGAAGGCGAACTATCACGCGGAAAATTTTTGTGTATTCTCGACGAGCTTATTTCGTATAAGATAACCGGGCTTGAATGCTATTATTCTAAATATAATATTGCAAAATGTGAATCTCTTGCTGAAGTTGCACGCTCAAAAAATTTATATATATCAGGAGGCAGCGACTATCACGGCAAAAATAAAACAATCCCGCTCGGCAGATTAAACGCTGAAAATATAATTATTAAGCCTGAAAAACTCACAATTTTAGATTTATTATTAAATTAA
- a CDS encoding TolC family protein, translated as MRKILFVIAFIFLSANFAECQEISALSLEECLTLALTNHPSLRKTKANTQDLIAQLESLRANDRVKVNLTGSAGARGNFQYWDNNTDSANLSLSATKILYDTGQNKLLKQIRQESILGSTETEKYQQVIIAANAKKAYYDLVLKILNRDVEREKVSALEEQLRNAQGFYDVGEKALIDVTKAKSDLAAARVSLMRAENDILVSQENLRVAMGTDIEGVFNISLSSELLLPEVLDNTGELIDIALNDRPDYKKLLHDVKGGELSIKSAARSKSATITGSAGASWAKSEGNNPTREYTVNLSLNVPVVDGGTSKAAIESARARLDSTLADVDSAKQEIIQGVRTSVLNLKSAVNTVKSSEEAMKYSEENLTLARGRYEVGVGDSLEVSNAVSSLASARYTYYQALYNAQAARVDLDSALGHLPGEIEGKI; from the coding sequence ATGCGCAAAATATTATTTGTAATCGCGTTTATATTTTTATCGGCAAATTTTGCAGAGTGTCAAGAAATTTCTGCTTTATCACTTGAAGAATGCTTAACACTTGCTTTGACTAATCACCCGTCTTTAAGAAAGACTAAGGCAAATACACAGGATTTAATAGCCCAGCTTGAGTCTTTACGTGCAAATGATAGAGTAAAAGTTAATCTAACCGGATCAGCAGGAGCACGGGGCAATTTTCAATACTGGGACAATAACACGGACTCGGCTAATTTATCACTTAGTGCGACAAAAATTTTATATGACACAGGCCAGAATAAATTATTAAAGCAGATCCGGCAAGAAAGTATATTAGGCTCGACCGAGACAGAAAAATATCAGCAGGTCATAATCGCCGCAAATGCGAAAAAAGCATATTATGATTTAGTCCTGAAAATTTTAAATCGTGATGTTGAGCGCGAAAAAGTTTCAGCCCTTGAAGAGCAGTTAAGGAACGCACAGGGATTTTATGACGTGGGCGAGAAGGCATTAATTGACGTAACTAAGGCAAAATCAGATCTAGCAGCTGCCCGTGTTTCTTTAATGAGAGCGGAGAATGATATTCTAGTATCTCAAGAAAATTTGCGGGTTGCCATGGGTACAGATATAGAAGGAGTCTTTAATATCTCGCTTTCAAGTGAGTTATTACTGCCTGAAGTTCTTGATAATACCGGTGAATTAATAGATATTGCTTTAAATGACAGGCCGGACTATAAAAAATTACTGCATGATGTCAAAGGCGGGGAATTATCAATAAAGAGTGCAGCCCGTTCAAAATCAGCTACTATAACAGGATCGGCCGGAGCTTCATGGGCAAAATCTGAAGGCAATAACCCGACCCGTGAATATACAGTAAATTTGAGTCTTAATGTTCCCGTTGTTGACGGCGGAACGAGTAAGGCAGCAATCGAATCAGCCCGCGCAAGGTTAGACTCGACTCTGGCAGACGTTGACAGCGCAAAACAAGAAATTATTCAGGGCGTAAGGACTTCAGTATTAAATCTCAAGTCAGCAGTTAATACCGTTAAATCTTCAGAAGAGGCCATGAAATATTCAGAGGAAAATTTGACTCTTGCTCGTGGGCGTTATGAAGTCGGAGTCGGTGATTCTCTTGAAGTAAGCAATGCAGTATCAAGTCTAGCAAGTGCAAGATATACATATTATCAGGCTTTATATAATGCTCAGGCGGCGCGTGTAGATTTGGACTCGGCACTGGGACATTTACCCGGCGAAATTGAAGGCAAAATTTAG
- the rsmA gene encoding ribosomal RNA small subunit methyltransferase A, producing MKALKRFGQNFLVDRNILAFMISCADLSGSDCILEIGAGHGILTREILSQKIKCLHSIELDERLRPELEDLAAINPALSLHWSDAVKFDYDSLNPFPNKVIANIPYNITTPLIYELIKYSGIKYYLLMLQKESAERITAKPDTKARYPLGIIIELMGHAEIVHRVPRNCFRPVPNVDSVLVEIIINKNFELPRDKLFIEFLHRAFTHRRKTLLNNLRGFMNINIDDWREILQESAALRAEDLTGDKWLEIYNYLTKL from the coding sequence ATGAAGGCTTTAAAACGTTTCGGACAAAATTTTTTAGTTGACAGAAATATTTTAGCTTTCATGATTTCGTGTGCAGATTTAAGCGGGTCGGACTGCATATTAGAAATAGGCGCGGGGCATGGCATATTAACTCGTGAAATTCTCTCACAAAAAATTAAATGCCTTCATTCTATAGAGCTTGACGAGAGATTACGCCCTGAACTTGAAGATTTAGCAGCAATTAATCCCGCCTTGAGTCTTCACTGGTCAGACGCTGTAAAATTTGATTATGATTCTCTAAATCCATTTCCTAATAAAGTTATCGCTAATATTCCGTATAATATAACAACGCCGCTGATTTACGAGTTAATAAAATATTCGGGAATAAAATATTACTTGTTGATGCTTCAGAAAGAGTCAGCCGAACGAATCACGGCCAAGCCCGACACTAAAGCCCGTTATCCCCTAGGAATAATTATAGAGTTAATGGGACATGCTGAAATTGTGCACAGAGTCCCGCGAAATTGTTTCAGGCCTGTTCCAAATGTAGACTCGGTATTAGTTGAGATAATAATAAATAAAAATTTTGAGCTTCCCCGTGATAAATTATTTATTGAATTTCTTCACCGGGCATTTACTCACAGGCGTAAAACTCTATTAAATAATTTGCGCGGCTTTATGAATATAAATATAGATGATTGGCGGGAAATTTTGCAAGAAAGTGCGGCACTCAGGGCTGAAGATTTGACGGGCGATAAATGGCTAGAGATATATAATTATTTGACAAAACTCTAA